One region of Syntrophobacter fumaroxidans MPOB genomic DNA includes:
- the phnX gene encoding phosphonoacetaldehyde hydrolase — translation MEVFSRSNPYRGPVKGVVLDWAGTTVDYGCIGPLSVFVEVFRHNWVEVTIEEARAPMGLSREDHLRAMCRAESVARKWEDVHGAPPSEMDIGNMARMVEAHLAYTIAQHADLIPGVVEAVEALRGQGIRIGSSTGYTSDMMDMLVPAVEENGYRPDSIVCASDVPAGRPFPWMCYQNAINLEVYPMAAMVKIGDTVADIREGLNAGMWTIGLTLTGNELGLSEEEVAAMDPEELRRRMDNIEQRFRNAGAHFVAQGLRDCPAVIRDINELLAGGERP, via the coding sequence ATGGAAGTGTTTTCCCGCAGCAACCCGTATCGGGGACCCGTCAAGGGAGTGGTCCTCGATTGGGCAGGAACCACCGTCGACTATGGCTGCATCGGCCCGCTGTCCGTCTTTGTGGAAGTCTTCAGGCACAATTGGGTCGAAGTGACCATCGAAGAAGCCCGCGCCCCCATGGGACTGTCCAGGGAGGACCACCTGCGGGCCATGTGCCGCGCGGAATCCGTGGCCCGGAAATGGGAGGACGTGCATGGGGCGCCTCCTTCCGAAATGGACATCGGGAATATGGCTCGGATGGTCGAGGCGCATCTGGCCTACACCATCGCGCAGCACGCGGACCTCATCCCCGGGGTGGTCGAGGCCGTGGAAGCCTTACGCGGGCAGGGAATCAGAATCGGTTCCAGCACCGGCTACACATCCGATATGATGGATATGCTGGTGCCGGCCGTGGAGGAAAACGGGTACCGGCCCGATAGTATCGTGTGCGCTTCCGATGTGCCGGCAGGGCGGCCTTTCCCATGGATGTGCTATCAGAACGCCATCAATCTCGAGGTCTATCCCATGGCGGCGATGGTGAAGATCGGCGACACGGTGGCGGACATCCGGGAGGGGCTGAACGCCGGCATGTGGACCATCGGCCTGACCCTGACCGGAAATGAGCTGGGACTCAGCGAGGAGGAAGTGGCCGCCATGGACCCCGAGGAGCTTCGCCGGCGGATGGACAACATCGAGCAGCGATTCCGCAATGCCGGAGCGCACTTCGTCGCGCAAGGGCTCCGGGACTGCCCGGCCGTTATCCGCGACATCAACGAACTGCTCGCGGGGGGCGAGCGACCGTGA
- the cobD gene encoding threonine-phosphate decarboxylase CobD: MTLAHGGNVYEISARLGCSPDAILDYSASINPLGPPAGLLDEFTSHYHRLQHYPDIGNRALIEAIAGYHSVSPSRVVVGNGSTELIYWLPRVLGVRRGVVVLPTFSEYQKAFELNGVELQKLVTSSANGFQPSVEQLEHVWEESLPETILFTHPGSPAGTLLDVSVRDWIRNKCRDDGPICILDEAFVDFCEEESLKGLLEASENLVIIRSVTKFYGLPGIRLGYLLTSEDTARKMRGTLPPWSVNTYAQIAGTYCFTRSGYREETLRVVESGRRSVKEALEAAGRLKVFPGKANYLLVEMDARLPPAHVLQKDLLASDRILIRDCRSFEGLGDHHFRVAIRRPEQNQRLIDGICGWLKNTA; this comes from the coding sequence ATGACTCTCGCTCATGGCGGCAACGTCTACGAAATATCGGCCCGGTTGGGCTGCTCGCCCGACGCCATCCTGGACTACAGCGCCAGTATCAACCCCCTGGGTCCTCCTGCCGGGCTGCTCGACGAATTCACATCCCACTATCATCGCCTGCAGCACTACCCGGATATCGGGAACCGCGCGCTGATCGAGGCGATCGCCGGGTATCACTCGGTTTCGCCGAGCCGGGTCGTGGTCGGCAACGGTTCCACGGAACTGATCTACTGGCTGCCAAGGGTACTTGGGGTCCGCCGCGGGGTCGTCGTGCTGCCGACGTTCAGCGAGTATCAGAAAGCATTCGAGCTGAACGGCGTCGAGCTTCAGAAGCTCGTCACCTCGTCGGCCAACGGATTTCAGCCTTCGGTGGAGCAATTGGAGCACGTCTGGGAAGAGTCTCTGCCCGAAACGATCCTTTTCACTCACCCCGGATCGCCCGCCGGCACCCTGCTCGACGTCTCCGTGCGGGACTGGATCCGGAACAAATGTCGGGACGACGGCCCGATCTGCATCCTGGATGAGGCTTTCGTGGACTTCTGCGAGGAAGAATCGCTCAAGGGCCTTCTCGAGGCGTCCGAGAACCTGGTGATCATTCGGTCGGTGACCAAATTCTACGGCCTGCCCGGCATACGGCTGGGGTACCTCTTGACCTCGGAGGACACGGCGAGGAAGATGCGCGGGACCCTTCCGCCCTGGTCGGTCAACACCTATGCCCAGATTGCGGGCACGTACTGCTTCACCCGTTCCGGATATCGAGAGGAGACACTCCGGGTGGTGGAAAGCGGGCGACGATCCGTGAAAGAGGCGTTGGAAGCCGCGGGGCGCCTGAAGGTGTTTCCGGGAAAGGCCAACTACCTGCTGGTGGAAATGGATGCGCGGCTTCCCCCCGCCCATGTTCTGCAGAAGGACCTGCTGGCTTCGGACCGGATTCTCATCCGGGACTGCCGTTCCTTCGAGGGACTCGGGGATCACCATTTCCGGGTGGCGATCCGTCGGCCGGAGCAGAATCAACGGCTGATCGACGGCATTTGCGGCTGGCTCAAAAACACGGCCTGA
- a CDS encoding MBL fold metallo-hydrolase, with translation MKILQIPVGFMQVFCYLVYDEVSGEGILIDPAGDEDGLIQLLKEKGVKLRYVVNTHGHPDHTCGNGKIIDATGAKVVMHTLDDQYFQRPESKGFARMMGFQPAPPADVRVEDGDELTFGNLTMKFINTPGHTPGSCCVLIDGNLFTGDTLFVGAVGRTDLPGGSFGELIQSLKTKIVTLPPDTVVWPGHDYGDRPFSTVKHEMKTNPYITDFMD, from the coding sequence ATGAAAATACTACAGATACCGGTTGGATTCATGCAGGTTTTCTGTTACCTGGTCTACGATGAGGTGAGCGGGGAAGGAATACTGATCGATCCCGCGGGGGACGAGGACGGCCTGATCCAGCTTCTCAAGGAGAAGGGCGTAAAGCTTCGTTACGTGGTGAACACCCACGGTCACCCGGACCACACTTGTGGTAACGGGAAGATCATCGATGCGACCGGTGCGAAGGTGGTCATGCACACCCTCGACGACCAGTATTTTCAGCGTCCCGAAAGCAAGGGATTCGCTCGCATGATGGGGTTCCAGCCGGCCCCTCCGGCGGATGTACGGGTTGAAGACGGAGATGAGCTCACTTTCGGCAACCTCACCATGAAATTCATCAACACTCCCGGTCACACCCCCGGGTCTTGCTGCGTGCTGATCGACGGGAACCTCTTCACCGGCGACACGCTTTTTGTCGGAGCTGTGGGCCGAACCGATCTGCCGGGCGGTTCCTTCGGGGAGTTGATCCAGTCGCTGAAGACGAAGATCGTCACGCTGCCTCCGGACACCGTTGTCTGGCCCGGTCACGATTACGGGGACCGCCCCTTCTCGACCGTTAAGCACGAGATGAAGACGAACCCTTACATCACCGACTTCATGGACTGA
- a CDS encoding inositol-3-phosphate synthase, with amino-acid sequence MKEKSLRRKDQIIPPKGKLGVLIPGVGGAVSTTFIAGVELVRRGLAEPIGSLTQLGTIRLGKRFEHRAPKIKEFVPLTDPGQLVFGGWDLYEANGFEAAMYARVLSRDHLESIKDYLTGIVPMKAVFDRRFVRNLDGTHIKKGNSLRKHVEALKEDIGQFKAANGLERCIMIWCGSTEIHLKQEAIHQSIDALQRAIDANDSRIPPSMLYAVAALECGVPFINGAPNLTLDIPAMLELAEQANVPIAGKDFKTGQTLMKTILAPGLKSRMLGLEGWYSTNILGNRDGLVLDDKDSFKTKEESKLSVLEYILQPHLYPTLYKNYYHKVTINYYPPRGDNKEGWDCIDIFGWLGYPMQIKVDFLCRDSILAAPLILDLVLLTDLAQRVGMNGIQEWLSFYFKSPMHKESLYPEHDIFIQSMKLKNTLRYLMGEEQITHFGLDYYLNGEER; translated from the coding sequence TTGAAAGAGAAAAGTCTGAGAAGGAAAGATCAGATCATCCCCCCGAAAGGAAAGCTGGGCGTTCTGATCCCCGGGGTTGGAGGCGCGGTGAGCACGACCTTCATCGCCGGCGTGGAACTGGTACGGAGGGGCCTTGCAGAGCCCATCGGCTCTCTCACCCAGTTGGGAACCATCAGGCTGGGAAAACGGTTTGAACATCGCGCCCCGAAAATCAAGGAATTCGTTCCTCTGACGGATCCCGGCCAACTCGTGTTCGGAGGCTGGGACCTGTACGAAGCCAACGGCTTCGAGGCGGCGATGTACGCGCGCGTGTTGAGCCGCGATCACCTGGAGTCCATCAAGGATTATCTCACCGGCATCGTGCCCATGAAGGCCGTTTTCGACCGGCGGTTCGTGCGCAACCTGGATGGAACTCACATCAAGAAGGGCAACAGTCTGCGCAAACACGTGGAAGCGTTGAAAGAGGACATCGGGCAGTTCAAGGCCGCCAACGGCCTCGAGCGCTGTATCATGATCTGGTGTGGTTCCACCGAGATCCATCTCAAGCAGGAAGCCATCCACCAGTCCATTGACGCCCTTCAGCGCGCCATCGACGCAAACGACTCCCGGATTCCTCCCAGCATGCTGTATGCGGTGGCAGCCCTGGAATGCGGCGTTCCGTTCATCAACGGCGCCCCCAACCTCACCCTCGACATTCCTGCCATGCTGGAGCTGGCCGAACAGGCGAACGTTCCCATCGCCGGCAAAGATTTCAAGACCGGCCAGACACTGATGAAGACCATCCTCGCGCCGGGCTTGAAGTCCCGCATGCTGGGGCTCGAAGGCTGGTATTCCACCAACATCCTCGGGAACCGCGACGGCCTGGTGCTCGACGACAAGGATTCCTTCAAGACCAAGGAGGAGAGCAAGCTCTCCGTGCTCGAATACATCCTGCAGCCGCACCTCTATCCCACCCTGTACAAGAATTATTATCACAAGGTCACCATCAACTACTACCCGCCCCGGGGGGACAACAAGGAAGGCTGGGACTGCATCGACATCTTCGGATGGCTTGGCTACCCCATGCAGATCAAGGTGGATTTCCTTTGCCGGGACAGCATCCTGGCCGCACCGCTCATCCTGGACCTGGTGCTCCTCACCGACCTAGCCCAGAGAGTCGGCATGAACGGCATTCAGGAGTGGCTCTCCTTTTACTTCAAGAGCCCGATGCACAAGGAGAGCCTCTACCCGGAACACGACATTTTCATCCAGTCCATGAAGCTGAAGAACACGCTGCGGTATCTGATGGGCGAGGAACAGATCACCCATTTCGGCCTGGACTATTATTTGAACGGCGAAGAGCGATAG
- a CDS encoding ketopantoate reductase family protein, whose amino-acid sequence MKIAIMGTGGVGGYYGGLLAQAGEDVAFIARGAHLRAIRENGLQVKSVFGDFRIAPAKATDKPGDIGPVDLVMISTKTYHTDEAAQAIQPMIARDTMVISFQNGVDSADRIGAAVGMEHLLGGATWLSAAIEAPGVIGQYSQFRRIVLGELDGRRTPRVETLRDVLARTGATVELVDNIEQILWTKFVFISAVSALGAMTRVTFGEYRAVPEARAVLTEALSEVAAVARAKGVKLDPDIVPKTLAFIDDSAAGIKPSMQRDIEAGRRCEIESMIGIVVRMGNDLHVPTPVMKTAYAVLKPGELKALAQA is encoded by the coding sequence ATGAAAATCGCTATCATGGGAACGGGAGGCGTAGGGGGATATTACGGCGGACTGCTGGCACAGGCCGGCGAGGACGTGGCTTTCATCGCTCGAGGCGCGCACCTGCGGGCGATCCGTGAAAACGGGCTGCAGGTCAAGAGCGTGTTCGGCGACTTTCGGATCGCCCCGGCAAAGGCGACCGACAAGCCGGGCGATATCGGGCCGGTCGATCTCGTCATGATTTCAACCAAAACCTATCACACGGACGAAGCGGCACAGGCGATCCAGCCCATGATTGCTCGAGACACGATGGTCATCTCTTTCCAGAACGGGGTGGATTCCGCCGACCGCATCGGGGCGGCGGTGGGCATGGAACACCTGCTGGGAGGCGCGACATGGCTCTCCGCGGCCATTGAAGCCCCCGGAGTCATCGGCCAGTACAGCCAGTTCCGCCGTATTGTGCTGGGTGAGCTGGACGGACGCAGGACCCCGCGCGTCGAAACCCTCCGCGACGTCCTCGCCCGAACCGGCGCAACGGTTGAGCTCGTGGACAACATCGAGCAGATCCTGTGGACCAAGTTCGTTTTCATTTCCGCCGTCAGCGCGCTCGGCGCCATGACCCGGGTGACGTTCGGAGAATATCGCGCCGTGCCGGAGGCGCGGGCCGTGCTGACCGAAGCCCTGTCCGAGGTGGCCGCGGTCGCCCGGGCCAAGGGCGTGAAGCTCGATCCCGACATCGTTCCGAAAACGCTGGCCTTCATCGACGACAGCGCGGCGGGAATAAAGCCTTCCATGCAGCGGGACATCGAAGCCGGGCGCAGGTGCGAGATCGAATCCATGATCGGCATCGTCGTGCGGATGGGAAACGATCTGCACGTGCCGACGCCGGTGATGAAGACCGCCTACGCCGTGCTCAAACCCGGTGAGTTGAAGGCGCTCGCCCAGGCTTGA
- the cbiB gene encoding adenosylcobinamide-phosphate synthase CbiB, producing MQLLPWQLAAAYLLDLLAGDPQWLPHPVRWIGRLIQRAEAIFHDAEASPLLQRLAGICFWALVVTLVGTATMLFVSVLTHLPPYLEHAGVVWLAYTTLATRSLHKESSHVARALRDNDIPLARECLGRLVSRDTAHLEERDIVRALVETVSESVSDGIVAPLFYLAVGGPLGGMIYKAVSTMDSMVGYMNDRYRYFGWFAARADDVANWIPARLSGVLLVGAAASLGLDWRGAWRIMRRDARKMKSPNAGFPEAAAAGAMGVQLGGANVYFGQVVEKPLLGENVNALTLDAYHTMIRLMYMTSFLALVLSVSMSLRHLIAVG from the coding sequence ATGCAGCTCCTGCCCTGGCAACTGGCCGCCGCATACCTGCTGGACCTCCTGGCGGGTGATCCCCAATGGCTTCCCCATCCCGTTCGCTGGATCGGCCGCTTGATCCAACGGGCGGAGGCGATCTTCCACGACGCCGAGGCTTCCCCCCTGCTGCAGCGGCTGGCGGGGATCTGTTTCTGGGCGCTGGTGGTGACCCTGGTGGGGACGGCAACGATGCTTTTCGTGAGTGTGCTCACCCACCTGCCGCCTTACCTCGAACACGCCGGAGTCGTCTGGCTCGCGTACACGACGCTGGCCACGCGCAGCCTCCACAAGGAATCCTCCCATGTGGCGCGGGCGCTCCGGGACAACGACATCCCGCTCGCTCGCGAGTGCCTCGGTCGGCTGGTGAGCCGGGACACGGCGCACCTGGAGGAAAGGGACATCGTGCGTGCGCTGGTCGAAACGGTCTCCGAGAGCGTCTCCGACGGCATCGTGGCCCCGCTGTTCTACCTGGCCGTCGGGGGACCGCTGGGGGGCATGATTTACAAGGCCGTGAGCACCATGGATTCCATGGTGGGATACATGAACGACCGTTACCGGTATTTCGGATGGTTCGCCGCCCGCGCCGACGACGTGGCCAACTGGATCCCGGCGCGGTTGAGCGGGGTTCTGCTGGTCGGCGCCGCGGCGTCCCTCGGGCTGGATTGGCGCGGTGCATGGAGGATCATGCGTCGCGACGCCCGGAAAATGAAGAGCCCCAACGCCGGGTTTCCGGAAGCGGCGGCGGCGGGGGCGATGGGCGTGCAACTGGGCGGCGCCAACGTCTACTTCGGGCAGGTGGTCGAGAAACCGCTGCTGGGAGAGAACGTCAACGCCCTGACGCTCGATGCATACCACACCATGATCCGGCTCATGTACATGACATCGTTTCTTGCCCTTGTGCTTTCGGTTTCCATGAGCCTCCGGCACCTGATCGCCGTCGGCTGA
- a CDS encoding methylated-DNA--[protein]-cysteine S-methyltransferase yields MHEERLAIFQSTFKSRLGWVVLASTARGVCLLHLFGGDKPLEKDVENLILRAYPNGSVRSSPLPPLLAAARDAVSAYLEQGVPLPPIALDLPGGTPFQQTVWAELQSIPFGETRTYGEIARRIGRRQASRAVGQACGRNPAAIIVPCHRVLGAGGRLGGYSGGLEIKKALLDIERHGRQA; encoded by the coding sequence ATGCATGAAGAACGCCTGGCAATCTTCCAATCCACGTTCAAGTCGCGACTGGGCTGGGTCGTGCTGGCCTCGACCGCCCGCGGGGTCTGCCTGCTGCATCTTTTCGGAGGCGACAAACCGCTTGAAAAGGACGTCGAAAACCTCATTTTGCGGGCATATCCGAACGGATCGGTCAGATCCTCCCCTCTTCCGCCGCTGCTCGCCGCGGCGCGTGATGCCGTGAGCGCCTATCTCGAACAAGGCGTCCCCCTGCCTCCGATTGCCCTCGACCTGCCGGGAGGTACCCCCTTCCAGCAGACAGTCTGGGCGGAGCTTCAATCGATTCCTTTCGGCGAAACCCGGACCTACGGAGAGATTGCCCGAAGAATCGGTCGGCGTCAGGCTTCCAGGGCCGTGGGACAGGCTTGCGGCAGAAACCCCGCGGCAATCATCGTTCCCTGCCATCGGGTGCTCGGGGCCGGAGGCCGCCTTGGCGGATATTCCGGGGGGCTGGAGATCAAGAAGGCCCTGCTGGACATAGAACGTCACGGCCGTCAGGCGTGA